The window ggaggagagagagaatcaaTTCTCATCTCTCGACCCTGCGTGGCCTTGTTCCTTGCCCTGCAAAGGTTAGTTTCATgttaatttgtttgaattgatACTCAGTTTTGATACGTGATTGGATGAGTTTTCTGAGAGAATTGAAAGTATTTGGTTGAATGATTATCCAACAgtataatttgtttaatatcATGGATTATCTATCTAGTTTTATGTGATGGAAACTGAAGATTTTCATTATGGGATTGAGCAGCTGATGGTGTGTTCTTATTGTTGTTCTGTGTTATGTTGAAGACAACTATTGAATCAtgtctcctttctttttccttgtgGTATTAGAATTTTGAAACAGCTGGTGGCTTTTGTCTGTCTTGACAATCTAGAAAAATTTAGAGCTTTCTTTTGATGGTTTATCATGACTAGAAATGTAACAGGctccgctaacaaatattgtctgttttcgcgtcagcctcacggttttagaacacgtctgttagggagaggtttccacacccttataaagaatgattcgttccctctccaccaaggtgggatctcacaatccactctccttggggtccagtgtccttgctggcacaccacccggtgtctggctctgataccatttgtaataacccaagtcTACCATTCACACACACCGTTCACGgatttaaaacgtgtctgttagggagaggttttcacacccttgtaaagaatgtttcgttcccctctccgccCTCCTTGGTGGTCGagcgttctcgctagcacaccgtccggtattcgactctgataccatttgtaataccCAAGCCTattgctaatagatattgtccgttttggcccgttatgtatcgccgttagtctcatggttttaaaatgcgtctggtaggaagaagtttccacacacgtatataaagaatgtttcattcccctctccaactaacgtgggatctcacaattcaccctccttgggggccagcatcctcgctagcacaccacccgatgtcACTCTAATAccgtttgtaacagcccaagcccattgctaacaaatattgtccactttggcccgttacatatttccatcagcctcacgattttaaaacgtgttagagaaaggtttccacacccttacgaagaatactttgttcccctctccaaacacccttataaagaacacttcgttcccctctccaaccaacgtgggatctcacaagaaaCATAATTTACTCttaaaagattttgaaatCTATAAGTTGTTTGTTAATTCTCGATCTCGTGCAGAAACATGCGTCATAACGTTCCGAAATCCACTGGTTTGGATTCATGGATAATGAGCTTGGTTCTAAGTTGATATATCACTAATCGTTCACTTTTCTTGGTAGTCTAGTGGCGATTGTTTGACGTTCCTGAAGAACTTTTATTGATCTTTTCCTGTAATAACATTGTGATGAATTACTGTAACCAGAGGGACAAAGCCACACTGCTAGCTGAAGTTGTTAGCCAAgtgaaagaattgaagaagaaggctGCAGAAGCCATCAATGGTGTTTTTGTTCCAATGGATACCGACGAAGTCAAAGTCGAACCTTGTGGAATCGAAGCAAATGCCGCATACATGACCTTCAAGGCAACCCTTTGTTGCGAATACCGACCCGAGCTTCTATCTGATCTTAAACAAGCTCTTGATGCCCTTCACCTGAAGTTGGCAAAGGCAGAAATATCAACTTTGGGAAACCGGGTGAAGaacgttttctttttcaccaGTTCCATTGCAGAGAACGGTGAGCATTCCAAGGCTTCCCAACGTCTCGTATCATCGGTTCATCAGGCAATAAGCTTTGTACTCGAGAAAGCTTCATCCCAAGAATATTCGCCTAGAACGACACTCCCAACGAAAAGGCAAAGGCTGTGTAGCTCCTATACATCAAGCTCCTCCTCTGGATCATAAATTCTGTTTGTGTCAACAGGTAATACCACTCATTTTCATCTCAAACTTGCAGTTGTGTGATATATTCAGCTGTGATAAGCATGTCTACTCTGTATGTTTGGCTCAATCAGCTTAAGAAGTTGGAATGCTTTTCGACTATGATTGGGCATATATTgtattctgttttttttttagttattgtATAATCAATTACTTTGTGGAACGAGTGttagcgagaacgttgggctccgaagggggtgaattgtgagatctctgTGGGAGAGgataatgaaacattctttattagggtgtgaaaacctcctcctagcagacgctttttaaaaaccttgacgGAAAtctcgaaaagaaaaatcgaaagaggacaatatctgctagccgtatgtttggactgttacatacTCGTGTTTTCCTTTGCATAGCTACAGAGGGTctacagttttaaaaatatagaagtttcaaatttttagtggTCATCAATATAAGAAGTTTCGTAAATCGATTAAAAACCGATTTTTTTAGTGTTGTGGGACgagataataatttatttgctaaattattattattattattattattttgttctttgcaattttatgttaaaaatgtaatatataataaatatttgaaactaaatacaaactatatattatatttatttgtagatatttattatgaattttagcaataaaaaatgaataaaagcgttttaaaaatatcttcaaaatCGCTCTCATTCCGATGTGGTTTCggttttttcatatatatatatttttttattagtgaTGTAAATGTGGACTATGATGCAATTCAACTAACCCTCTTTTgtttattcaattaaattacacTATGTTTTTTGGGTGCTCATGCCACTTCATTTTGTAGTTGAAGATAATatcatgttttttatttttttatttttaaaataatgtcgCCTATGCTTATATAGTGCTGttgaagaatttaaaattttgtaaggGCTAAAATTACCCTAATTCGCTTAATATATTATCGATTTATATTAAATCCATTCTCgttattaactaaaaaaaattaataaataacaaaaattaatttctactattaaaataattaataattaataattaataattatatcaattgaaAATAGGAGAAACTAATTTTAGACcaatttataacttttttccTTGATgtcaattaaaagaaattcaaagtcatctaaataaaatattttgccctaaaattattattaattatttaaaaataaactgagaaaatagagaaagacCAGAAGatatgaggaaaaaaaaaaaaactaatattaatgaaaaattgcTACTGtccaattattgtaattttaatttgaatttgattttttttattgtaattagtaaaataatactaaattgTTGTGacattgtttttaaaataattattcacaaatatttgataaaatattgttaaattattGTGATTACGTAGTCGACTTTAACATGTtgcgtatcgccgtcagcttcacaattttaaacactaatgtgggatctcataatccaccctcttaGGGGTACAAGTTAACTGTCCAAACACACGACTAATCCATATTGTCCCATTTGGTCCGTTACCTATGGCGGTCAGCCTCAACATGTCAAGACAACGTCCTGCCAAGAATATGATTAACCTCCCCGTGGGACTTCACGAATGTAATAATTCAAGCCCatcactagtaaatattgtccgttctAACCTATCGTTGTTAGcctaacaattttaaaacatcgatgtgagatctcataatccacctcttCGGCGACACAACTTCCTTATTGGAACACCACTTAGTGTCTGCCTCTTATACTATTTCTAACCGTCCAAGTCCACAACTAATCGATATTGTCCCTTTTGGTTCGTTACCTATGCCAGTCAGCCTCAAAATGTCAAGACAACATTCCGCTAAGAATATGACTAACCTCCACGTGAGACTTCAATAATATACTAAttcaagtctaccgctagaaaatattgtctgttttagctcATTACGTATTGCTACTAGTCGtaagatctcataattcacctcCTTGGCggcacaacttctttgttggcacaccacttaATATCAAGTTCTGATACGATTTTTAACTGTTTAAGTCTACAGCAAATCGATATTGTctcttttagtttattatcTACGACGGTTAGGTTCAACATGTCAAGACAACGTCCGGCCAAGAATATGATTAACCTCCACGGCTCGTGTGTCGTGAAgctaatgaaattaaagtgaCAGCTCTTCTCTGCTATTCACTCTCGTGTCAACATTCATGCTCCGTACTCCCACGGAAAGCACACACCGGTGTTTGCTCCTGCTCTcgttttcattcatttccGCTCAATCCATCATCCAGACATGCCTCTTTCTCTCCCGCTTTATTCGTACGTGAAGGTACGGTTCGTCCGTCGCGTTCGGCGATTCCTGCGCTCAAAATCATCGCGAAAGCGATTCCGTACGTCGTCTGATCCATCGGATGTTTCGAGTCCCGGAGTTAGGCAAAGAGATGAGAGTTTTATCCGGGAGTATGATCGCGCCTCCGTGTTGCAGAGGACAGTGAAGAGTCTCCACTTCGGCgatggagaggagaaagagagagcaGCGAAGGAAATTGAGAGGTTGATTAAAGAGAGCGTGAAGATTAGAAAGCTGATGGTGGATCTTGGAGTCGTACCTGCTTTGGTGGCGATGGCGGATTCTGATCAGTTGGCGGTTAGAGCGTTGATTGAGCTTGCTAATGGTAGTTTCGTGTAAGTTTATTTGATCTCTCATCCGAACTTTTGGTTCttctaatttgattttctgCTCTACAAGGTTAACTTGCTATTCATTCATTCTCCTTTGCGCGCGACGAGTCTGAGTTTTTcgtcatttaaattaaattttagagaaggaaaattgTGTTTAGAACTGTAGAATCAAATagtaaatcaattttgaatgatgaaagacatgtttcaaataaatcaaatttgttCGTATAATAGTTGCTGTTTAAGatgattatgaaaattatgGAGGAAATTACCATCAATTATTGAATCGATACATTTGGTACCGATGaaattcaatttgaaatttgaaattgtcTGGTGAAGAGAGTTGAAAAGAGGTAGAAGACGAACCAGCAGCCTTCACTATTAAAGTGATATTATATTTGTGCTGAAAAATCAACTCCAATTATTGCTTGCAAGATTTAGAACAGTTGCTCCGATCTAACAACTCTGAATTATTAGCCAGGAAGTTGTTCACAAGTAGCTAACCAAGTCTTGGAATCTTGACTTTACTCACTCTGTTCCGTTTGACCAATTCTGTGATTGATTGgttatgattttctttctatctctGCATTTCTTCAGGCACAGGACACTAATGGTGGAGGAAGGGATCTTATCAAAGCTACCAAAGAACGCCAAATTTGCAGCAATGGACTCAACCAGCCATGAATTCGCAGAACTTTTATGTTCACTTTCTTCTCTGGCCAACACTCGGGTGTTCATTGCTTCAACAGAACCAGCTATTTTATATCTCTTAACCATACTCAATTCAGAATCCAACCCAAACACGAACCCCAGCCCCAAAACCAAAACATTTTGTTTGGCAGCTTTATTCAACATTTCCACCGTCCTAGAGAATGCAGAAACCTTAATCTCCAATGGTGTTATTCCAACGCTACTCAGATTCTCTTCTCTCAAAGAACATTCCGAGAAAGCCCTACCAACACTAGCAAACTTGGCAGTGAGCTCAAGAGGAAAGCAAGCTCTGGAAAGCAACTCAACGTTCCCAGAGATTTTGATAGAGGTCATGACATGGGAAGAGAAGCCCAAATGCCAAGAACTCTCAGCTTACATCATAATGATTCTTGCCCATCAAAGCTGGGCGTTAAGAGAGAGATTGGCCAAGTCCAGGATCGTCCCTGCACTGCTAGA is drawn from Cucurbita pepo subsp. pepo cultivar mu-cu-16 chromosome LG09, ASM280686v2, whole genome shotgun sequence and contains these coding sequences:
- the LOC111802170 gene encoding U-box domain-containing protein 7-like, translated to MPLSLPLYSYVKVRFVRRVRRFLRSKSSRKRFRTSSDPSDVSSPGVRQRDESFIREYDRASVLQRTVKSLHFGDGEEKERAAKEIERLIKESVKIRKLMVDLGVVPALVAMADSDQLAVRALIELANGSFVHRTLMVEEGILSKLPKNAKFAAMDSTSHEFAELLCSLSSLANTRVFIASTEPAILYLLTILNSESNPNTNPSPKTKTFCLAALFNISTVLENAETLISNGVIPTLLRFSSLKEHSEKALPTLANLAVSSRGKQALESNSTFPEILIEVMTWEEKPKCQELSAYIIMILAHQSWALRERLAKSRIVPALLELALLGTPLAQKRALKLLQWFKDERQARVGPHSGPQTGRVAAGSAFNKKEIEKGKRMMRSLVKQSLDKNMEIITRRANGGECSSPTIRRTLVSSNSSKSLPF
- the LOC111802724 gene encoding putative transcription factor bHLH107; this encodes MAYSYDATASIDSFLHSLENFNCGFVRGGSILSQSLVLNGEKGGVAKAPILPAKKRGSEEKVLAALKNHSEAERRRRERINSHLSTLRGLVPCPAKRDKATLLAEVVSQVKELKKKAAEAINGVFVPMDTDEVKVEPCGIEANAAYMTFKATLCCEYRPELLSDLKQALDALHLKLAKAEISTLGNRVKNVFFFTSSIAENGEHSKASQRLVSSVHQAISFVLEKASSQEYSPRTTLPTKRQRLCSSYTSSSSSGS